One part of the Halopenitus persicus genome encodes these proteins:
- a CDS encoding phosphoribosylanthranilate isomerase, with translation MARAKVCGLTRGADVRAAIEAGADAIGIITEVPVETPREVDPATAADLLAGVPPFVTATLVTMPDSPERAVELVRTVGPDALQLHGEWTAEEIGYVRAETGVKVLLTVDADDHARAQRADEAVDALVVDSTTEEGAGGTGRTHDWESTGRLAARLASPVVLAGGLTPENVAEAVETADPYAVDVASGVELTGGRKDHNALARFVRNAGREVTLA, from the coding sequence ATGGCTCGCGCGAAGGTCTGCGGGCTCACGCGCGGCGCCGACGTCCGCGCGGCGATCGAAGCCGGCGCGGACGCGATCGGGATCATCACCGAGGTCCCGGTCGAGACGCCTCGAGAGGTCGACCCGGCGACCGCGGCGGACCTGCTGGCCGGCGTGCCGCCGTTCGTGACTGCCACGCTCGTGACGATGCCGGACTCGCCGGAGCGGGCGGTCGAGCTCGTCCGGACCGTCGGTCCCGACGCGCTGCAGCTCCACGGCGAGTGGACCGCCGAGGAGATCGGCTACGTCCGCGCCGAGACGGGCGTGAAGGTCCTGCTCACCGTGGACGCCGACGATCACGCCCGTGCCCAGCGGGCAGACGAGGCGGTCGACGCGCTCGTGGTCGACTCGACGACAGAGGAGGGCGCGGGCGGAACCGGACGGACCCACGATTGGGAGTCGACGGGCCGGCTGGCCGCCCGGCTCGCGTCGCCGGTCGTGCTCGCGGGCGGGCTCACCCCGGAGAACGTGGCCGAGGCCGTCGAGACCGCCGACCCGTACGCGGTCGACGTCGCCTCCGGCGTGGAGCTGACCGGCGGTCGAAAGGACCACAACGCGCTCGCCCGGTTCGTCCGCAACGCCGGCCGGGAGGTGACGCTCGCGTGA
- the trpD gene encoding anthranilate phosphoribosyltransferase, whose amino-acid sequence MNITTIIERVTAGEDLSVEEAREAARIVFEEATEAQIGALLAALRAKGETEAEIAGFATGMRDAARTIEPNREYLVDTCGTGGDDYDTINVSTTAAIVAAGAGAAVAKHGNYSVSSTSGSADVLEVAGVDVEAEPPAVEAAIDEDGIGFMLAPVFHPAMKAVIGPRKELGVRTVFNVLGPLTNPAGAEGQVLGVYDADLVPQIARSLAHMPVEHALVVHGSGMDEIALHDETVVAEVEGEDVTEYTIEPADLGLERAPIGDVAGGGPEENAADLRGIVTGDVTGPKRDLILANAGAAVYVAGLADSLEAGVDAAAEAIDSGAAAEKLDALCGDTAESAHGDADVGAEADD is encoded by the coding sequence ATGAACATCACAACCATCATCGAGCGCGTGACGGCGGGCGAGGATCTGAGCGTCGAGGAGGCTCGGGAGGCGGCCCGGATCGTCTTCGAGGAGGCCACGGAGGCCCAGATCGGGGCGCTGCTGGCGGCGCTTCGGGCGAAGGGCGAGACGGAGGCGGAGATCGCGGGGTTCGCGACGGGAATGCGCGACGCGGCCCGGACGATCGAGCCGAACCGCGAGTACCTCGTCGACACCTGCGGCACCGGCGGCGACGACTACGACACGATCAACGTCTCCACCACCGCCGCCATCGTCGCGGCGGGAGCCGGAGCCGCCGTGGCCAAACACGGCAACTACTCGGTCTCCTCCACCTCGGGGAGCGCCGACGTGCTCGAGGTGGCGGGCGTCGACGTCGAGGCCGAGCCGCCGGCCGTCGAGGCCGCGATCGACGAGGACGGGATCGGCTTCATGCTCGCGCCGGTGTTCCACCCCGCGATGAAGGCCGTGATCGGGCCGCGCAAGGAGCTCGGCGTGCGGACGGTCTTCAACGTGCTCGGCCCGCTCACCAATCCGGCCGGAGCGGAGGGACAGGTCCTCGGCGTCTACGACGCCGACCTCGTCCCGCAGATCGCCCGGTCGCTCGCGCACATGCCCGTCGAGCACGCGCTGGTCGTCCACGGCTCCGGAATGGACGAGATCGCGCTCCACGACGAGACGGTCGTCGCGGAGGTCGAGGGCGAGGACGTCACCGAGTACACGATCGAACCTGCCGACCTCGGGCTCGAACGCGCGCCGATCGGGGACGTCGCAGGCGGCGGCCCCGAGGAGAACGCCGCCGACCTCCGCGGGATCGTCACGGGCGACGTGACCGGGCCGAAGCGTGACCTGATCCTCGCGAACGCCGGCGCGGCCGTCTACGTCGCGGGGCTGGCCGACTCGCTCGAGGCGGGCGTCGACGCCGCCGCCGAGGCCATCGACTCCGGCGCCGCCGCCGAGAAGCTCGACGCGCTGTGCGGCGACACGGCCGAGTCGGCGCACGGGGACGCGGACGTCGGGGCCGAGGCGGACGACTGA
- a CDS encoding rubrerythrin-like domain-containing protein, producing the protein MRPETNTETGSVYECFDCLARTVDPETPTCDDCGGDLWHIGQSRDM; encoded by the coding sequence ATGCGCCCAGAAACCAACACAGAGACCGGATCGGTGTACGAATGTTTCGACTGTCTCGCTCGAACGGTCGATCCCGAGACCCCGACCTGTGACGACTGCGGCGGCGACCTGTGGCACATCGGGCAGTCGCGGGATATGTGA